One Fusarium poae strain DAOMC 252244 chromosome 4, whole genome shotgun sequence DNA window includes the following coding sequences:
- a CDS encoding hypothetical protein (TransMembrane:14 (i53-78o90-109i121-139o151-173i185-202o208-233i245-267o279-296i316-341o353-373i382-400o406-431i443-466o516-536i)), producing MADRIFQDERVESGSEAGKGTMPILAQDADSDPATIEKAEMESVREMSRWRRWGIILVLNTVTMISAFDGTSICVILPSMAQQLNASLSMSLSMGSAVLLTSAISQPIFAELAHVIGRRPAYLASMVFFMTGSIVSSFANSSVMLLVGRAIQGIGSGGPQAMSGLVMADLYSVRKRSGAMAYQQASWALGTVAGPLVGGAIVRGKDSAWRWIFRGCLPFLMLSFIGAWALMGYDKHQRNCRDIKNIDWIGVLLYIISSVSLVLPLTWGGSRFPWKSPAIIVPFVVSFFAFLALGLYEKRVERPMFRRGLFRKWSTICHLGMAALHGLLMWMVLYYLAVYFMGVKSQTALMTGVWALPATISVAPMAALVGIVAQKTGKYQGFLIGGWSLLVTVFGALTILDKDSSTSTILVLAMFMGIAMGLVFPVMTIGVQATCDEEDAGHGISMILVLRTMGQCLGIAVGISIFSTQLTKELEKVGLGSVEVNNAMQLMRAAMESGGFGRTFMNMAVATALKKIWMAGSIMAGVGLILCLFARCPKLPRDSEPKEKDKTRDGEQGEENSGRESDFRDAVAGRVWAWLKPRLRSEPEY from the exons CGCGTAGAGTCCGGGTCTGAGGCTGGCAAGGGCACGATGCCCATACTCGCCCAAGACGCCGACTCTGACCCGGCAACCATCGAAAAAGCCGAGATGGAATCGGTGCGAGAGATGAGTCGTTGGAGAAGATGGGGAATCATCTTGGTCCTCAACACGGTGACGATGATTTCAGCTTTCGATGGGACGTCTATCTGTGTCATCCTCCCC TCCATGGCCCAACAACTCAATGCCTCGTTGTCGATGAGCCTGAGTATGGGCTCAGCCGTATTGCTCACGTCTGCGATCTCCCAGCCCATATTTGCCGAACTCGCCCATGTTATTGGCAGACGACCAGCCTACCTGGCTTCAATGGTCTTTTTCATGACTGGATCCATCGTCTCGAGTTTTGCCAATAGTAGCGTGATGCTTCTTGTTGGTCGCGCCATCCAAGGTATTGGTTCTGGGGGACCGCAGGCAATGTCGGGTCTGGTCATGGCGGACTTGTACTCTGTTCGTAAGCGTTCTGGAGCCATGGCGTACCAAcaggcttcttgggcttTAGGTACGGTTGCCGGTCCTCTTGTTGGAGGTGCTATTGTTCGGGGCAAAGACTCTGCTTGG CGCTGGATCTTTCGGGGATGTTTGCCTTTTCTTATGTTGAGTTTCATCGGAGCTTGGGCTCTTATGGGATACGACAAACACCAGCGCAACTGTCGTGACATCAAGAACATTGACTGGATTGGCGTCTTGCTCTACATCATCTCTTCGGTTTCATTGGTACTGCCGTTGACCTGGGGTGGCTCTCGTTTCCCCTGGAAATCACCAGCAATCATTGTCCCCTTTGTTGTCTCTTTCTTTGCCTTTCTTGCTCTAGGGCTGTACGAGAAAAGGGTCGAGAGACCGATGTTTCGACGAGGCCTCTTCCGGAAGTGGTCAACCATCTGTCATCTTGGCATGGCGGCGCTGCACGGTCTTCTCATGTGGATGGTGTTGTATTATCTAGCTGTCTACTTCATGGGTGTCAAGTCCCAAACTGCCCTCATGACGGGAGTATGGGCCTTGCCGGCAACTATCTCTGTTGCTCCCATGGCAGCATTGGTAGGGATAGTGGCGCAAAAGACAGGAAAGTATCAGGGATTCTTGATCGGCGGCTGGAGTCTTTTGGTTACCGTCTTTGGGGCTCTGACGATCCTGGACAAAGACTCTTCAACCTCGACTATCTTGGTGCTGGCCATGTTTATGGGTATCGCCATGGGCCTCGTCTTCCCAGTCATGACGATAGGCGTACAGGCCACATGCGACGAGGAAGATGCGGGCCATGGCATCAGCATGATCTTAGTGCTGCGAACCATGGGTCAGTGTCTGGGCATCGCAGTTGGAATCTCCATCTTCTCGACTCAGCTCACCAAGGAGCTGGAGAAGGTGGGTCTGGGCAGTGTTGAGGTCAACAATGCCATGCAGCTTATGAGAGCCGCGATGGAAAGTGGAGGCTTTGGTCGGACTTTCATGAACATGGCTGTGGCAACGGCGCTCAAGAAGATCTGGATGGCAGGGAGTATCATGGCCGGTGTAGGTCTAATCCTTTGTCTCTTTGCAAGGTGCCCTAAACTACCCAGGGACTC